The Thermodesulfobacteriota bacterium genome has a window encoding:
- a CDS encoding histidine triad nucleotide-binding protein, translating into MSDCLFCKMVRGEIKPDVVLEDDQVLAFRDIRPQAPVHILVIPKRHIPTTNDLGAGDAALVGHLLLTAAAIARQEGIADSGYRTVLNCNADAGQEVFHIHLHLLGGRRLTWPPG; encoded by the coding sequence GTGTCGGATTGTCTGTTCTGCAAGATGGTGCGCGGTGAGATCAAGCCGGACGTGGTCCTGGAGGATGACCAGGTTCTGGCCTTCCGGGACATCCGGCCGCAGGCGCCGGTGCACATCCTGGTCATCCCCAAGCGGCACATTCCCACCACCAACGACCTGGGTGCCGGCGACGCGGCCCTGGTCGGCCACCTGTTGCTGACCGCCGCCGCCATCGCCCGCCAGGAGGGCATCGCGGACTCCGGCTACCGGACGGTGCTCAACTGCAACGCCGATGCCGGCCAGGAGGTCTTCCATATCCACCTGCACCTGTTGGGGGGGCGGCGGCTGACCTGGCCGCCGGGCTGA